TTGCATTGAGGGGGCTTTTTATCATTGACAAGGAAGGGGTTATTCAACACTCCACCATCAATAATCTTGGTATTGGTCGTAGCGTTGATGAAACCTTGAGAACTCTTCAGGTGATCTGATATGTTTTATAGAACCAAATGTTCTTGTTATTTAGTTCAGCTATCTGTCGGAACAATGAACGAAATGCGTGCACTAGGAtgatgtattttttaaaaagattttaTTATTTACACCATTATAGGATGATGTATTttcaaaaagatttgatttttcACCAGTAATGACTTTTGTTAATCTGATGCACTTGTTACTCCAAACGTGTAGGCTCTGCGATATGTGCAAGAAAACCCTGACGAAGTATGCCCAGCCGGATGGAAACCAGGGGAGAAGACCATGAAGCCAGATCCCAAGCTTAGCAAGGAATTCTTTGCTGCTGTTTAAGTTCACCCGAATACCGGTTCGCTTTAACCTGCCGTTTATAGAGGCTGTAGAAAGTTTTGTAGCCATGTAACCAGATTGAGTTTGCTCTTGAGAGTTTGAGTGCTTGGGAATGACTGTTAAATTGAATGGATGATTCTTTCACGTAAGAATAATGTTTTATGACTTTCAATGAGAGGATGATGAATTTGGCACTCGCAAAGAAAACATGAAACTCTTGTAAAATCTACACGAGGTATTTGAAAATTCTCACGTGTTAATCAACTTATATTGGCCTTCATGGGATCCGCTCTTGAAATCAGACATGTTTCGCCAAATTGGATGGTAAATATCATTTTCTTGAACTAGAATATCTTGAATCTGGATGAAGAAGGATAATAATCATGCAGCGGTAGGAGGATTCCAGTGAAGGACAGGGTATTCAGAACAGCTACGTTAAGTAAATTTATCTTCAAGTAAAACACAAGGAAGTCGAGTTTACATCAACTCCGATCAAGTCAAAGGATATATTCCTCCTGTATTATATACGGTTGGATGTAAACATTTCTAATATCTATATATTTTGATGCATCCAACAATACATACCACACGAAAAATATTCCTTCTGACAGGCACATAGCACAAACCAAACTTTTATCCATTTATAATTCAGTCATTTGCTACGGCCGTATAGtttcaaaataacaaaaaagTAAGGCAAGTGTGCAGCGGAGCTGtcgatatatgtatatataccaAATATTGTATGCCCAAAATTTGATGATACTTGTTCGTCAGCAAAACACTAGGTGGGGACACTTGATTCCGGTACGTAATTTAGTCTCTCCACTTCTTCCCAGATCAATTTGGATGTGATTTCATCACATTCTGGAATATGTTCCTGCATATATTACAAGTTCATTAGTAACCAGCCAAGTAGCTTTTAGATGCAAAAAAGATGAAAATCGAGATACCAGAGATGTGCGAGATGAAGAGAAGATGAGTGGGTTGCACAAAACATGAATCAGACCAAAATGAGCATATTTCTGATGAGATGTATGGTTGATATGATCAGAAATGAGTGCTCAAATGGTTCGAGAATATTCGATATCAACTGGATACGTAGAAAGTATGACACAAAACCATGATACTCGAAAACGATGGAAGCCAACATGGAACTATTTGTTACAAGAGGATGGCGATTATGTAGCCATTGGCCAATCCGGTAGAGTGCTCTAACTTCCTCACCAGTGATGAAACTAAAGCACTAGAAAAGCATCAAAGAAGCTCGCATGTTTTGTATAGTTGACGTATTTAAAATATGTTCATGTACATGGAGAAAATCAAGAGGGATCTGGCTAGTTTACATTTAGTTTATATATTGATATAATCATTAGGACGATCGAATCTCCTAGAATACCTCAAGTTCTCTAACCAATTGTGTGGCTGTGGGAGCCGATACGATAATTCTACGTGCAGTTGGAGAGATAAACCCTTCATCAACAGCCTTATCCAGAAAACACAAGAAGGAATTATAGTACTCGTCCACATTCAGAAGCCCCACCTGCATGttcataaaattatatatagttAGGGTTCGTGCATGCATTACAACAGACATTGCATATATGATAAATAAGTATGACTATGGGCCAAATCATGTGTCATTTCTTACATCCACACCCTTATATTCATTTCATTACGATTCAACAAATCAAGTCAGGTCAGGTGGCAAGAATCTCTCTGAATTAGcattatttgaaataaaaaatcacCAAATCAATCATCAAATAACTATATATGTTCAGTGGCATAATCCTCTAGTCCCCGATGTTGGACCTAATTGTAATGAAAAAACCTATATATGTTCTGCGATTTTTTACGAGTCCTTCCGCAGACTCTTACTAAGAGTGGCAAATCCAGAAGGGCTGAAGCAAGTGAAAGAGAAAGGGAGCGGCGGCTAATGTCAGCCCCTCTCTAGTTCCACCACATCTTAGTAACTCACTGAAAGTCAAAAATGCATTATAACATTTAGCTCTGTGGATGAAACTGAGTAATAGATACGTCCCAATATTGAAAAACTGAACCTACAAATGGAAAAGTGTATTTACCGGTTTCCGATGGATTCCAAGCTGAGCCCATGTAATGACTTCAAGTAACTCCTCAAGGGTGCCATAACCACCTAAAATTCACAAAAGAAGAATAATCATGAACATGATAAAATTCACCAAATATGATATTATTTTCTAACACAAATGATGTTTACAAATTCCAAGAATGCATGTGCATACACATAGACGATGATCATATATATACCAGGAAGAGCAATGAAGGCATCAGCCTGCCTGGCCATCTCTGCCTTTCTTTGGTGCATATCTGATACTGCACAAACTTCTCCAATCGGTTCCCCCGTTATCTGTGCATGTAGCACTCAAACTTTAGAGaagattgaaaaataaaagaaaataggAAATACATAAAAAGTTTCGGTCTACACCTCTCGAGGCATGAGAGTCCTTGGAATGACCCTGCAATAAAACTATATTATTTATGGCACCAGGTGGAAAAATGAAGCAATACCATGGATTATGAACAGAGTTACGTAGATCCATGAAAACCCTCTTGCCAAATTGAATATCTGACTTTTCCAAATATTTCAAGAATAGCAGAAGGCATATACTTGGAGTGTGATCCATAAGATTTATGATGGTGTGACTGACAAAGTACGCAAACTTTTAAGatggttttaattattttgtcacATAAACAGGAAAGTTATTAGAACATTTGATCCTATGATGCCTGCCTTTGGGGTGGACAAAAGGAATCCTTTTCAGAAAAATTGGAGAATCTTGCCAAACAAAAGATTATCATCATGAGGGGACATGATAATTGCCATTTGAAAGTTGGAACTTCccttatattaaaaattaaaaattctaCCCAGCATGCATATGTACAGCATAGTCAAATAAAGCCTAGAGAGCATTCGAATGCAGAAGTTTTTATCCGAAAGGCATTCTTAAAAGAAAAATGTGTTTGATTTGGCTTTTCATTTAAAAGGGCGTACATGCAATTTAAAGAGCCAACCCTCCGAGTAAAATGACTTTTTGACTTCTGCTCCGACTTCTCTCTAAACAATTACGTAAAATAGGAACTCGACTTTCCCTGTTCTTCCCAAACATAGAACTGCTTATATTTTTTTGCTGTCGAATCTTTAGTGCCTTCCATTAATTTACACGTACATCTGCTAGCTAGCAGCTTCAAACGTTTGCATGAGTGTAATAATTTCAGAATTCATATCCTCATATACTCGAAAAGAGACGAAGAACAACGCAATCCGCATTCATATTAGTTTCTATCTATCTATACATCCATGATCCATCTAACACATACATATGTCGAACTTGTGTCATGCATACAACAGATTATCAAATAAattgaaattttcaaattccattcataattcttttaacaaaataaaaagatGAAAATTTCACTACTTAAAATACATCCAACTGGCTGTattctattaatttttttttttgttattgagtggtgatatatatatatatatatatatatatatatatatatatatatatatatatatatatattgtctcCATGAGTGTGTGACAAAGGGAGCATATATACCCTAGAACATGGCGCCCACCATCATGAACTGCCTGAGAGATGAGACCCATCAAACCCACGCTTCCACCTCCATACACCAAATCAATCCTTCTTTCCaccttcaaaaaaataaaatgaaaatgaaaacaaGACCCAAGACCCCTTTGCAAATTTCCACGTTATAATTAATCATCACAAATCTTGAAAAACCCCAAATATTACACCTAATGAATGTTACATTGGTTCATAGAAAAACTCAGAAATGATGTCAAGAATCAATGTACCAAATCATAACTCTGCGTATGATTATACGTGCATGAAAATATTATATGAATAAATTTCCATCGAAACCCGCAACCAGAAAAATGATGAAGGCAAGGTAATGGAGGAGACTGAAACACGCTTAAAAGTGTCATGATTTTAAAAGGGCACGTTTGGTTCCCCATTAAAAGGCAAggctttattttattattacaaCATTATTAACCATAAACTAAGATCATGCAAGAAGTCTGCTGTTAACTGACAAAGATTACAGCTAGCAATCCCTTCTCTCTCTCATGCCAAACAAAACTTAAACCCTAATCCAACCTCCAAAACCCGTATTATTTTTCTTTCCCTAATATTCATCTGTCAAATTTTCATGACCAAATATATGCAGATACGTACGAAATTGGAATTCCAATATCATATTATAATGTGCATCTGAACTAGAATAATTAAAGAAGGATCTGATGCCTGAAGATTTTAGTTAGAAGACTAGCAGTGGCGGCAGTAacaaattatgcataaaattttaaatgcttttAATCGGTCAGACCCAAGCAAAACTAAGCTGGATGCTGCAAACGCAGAAAAGATCAATAAAACTAAACTGGATGGAGCAAAAATGATGAATTTTTCTTGGAAGAAATGTCGATTTTTCTAAAAGGGATTTGAGTAtactaaaaaaaatgatttgaaGAATCTATTAAAAAAACCAAGATTTTTTCAATTTCGGGAATCGAAttaaacacacacatacacgcACTGAGGTCCATTTTTCATAGTGTAATTAACACTATTACCAGTTCTTTGCCCAGCTCAACAGCAGCTTGTTGGTAGCTAGATTTCTTGCCAGAACTGCTTCCACAGAAAACACAAATTCTCTTGAATCTTGAATTTTTCTCCGCCTGATCCATTAAGAATGTTTTCAGAATAGTGCGTGTGAGGTGAATAATTATTATGTGCCTGAAATATGGAGGTGAAAATGAGTAGAAAATGGATGAGTTTACTGCTATTTATATACCCACCCCACACCTCTAGGAGCCATCATTCTCACCCTCACCCTCTCTCCACTTAGCAtgatcgaattattatgcattttttaaattttcaggAAATTTTTTATTTCCCATTCTTCCTTCGAATGATGGACTTCTTCTAGATTTCCAataaacttttaatttattcccCTATTCTTTCTATTACCAAAAAGGCTTGGTTCGTCTCCAGCATTCGCATTGATTCTtccataaattaataataaacaataaaagtatcatttttttaGTGTTTGGGCTCTTATTTTGATCGTATTATTTTAATCATTTTGCTACTCTCACATAGTCAATGTAATGAAAACACCAACTTGGCAAAGATGTTGGCTGCTGTTGTATCATTATTTATTTTCGTTGTTCTTGCAACAGATACGCgtatatacaataaattttaatataattttaattaaatatgatattattatattatatttttaatagaaACACAATGACTTTAGTCAAGTATAATACTGGTGTATGTAATATATagtatagaatatgatttagatttttatTACAGGTTCAATTAAACATATGTTTATATCAATTATTGAtggatatatttttttttaaatgtatatatTGTCTTAAGTTGTGGAGAGTGGATCATATTTTCATAAGCAATGATACATATACAACTAAATTTGTAcggtataataattttttatacaaaaattcaatataaaaatgaaaaatatgagataatagtaaaatttcatcatataataataaaatctaaTGATATCATTGTTCTATATAATTGTAcgatatatttatcattattttattttgattcaATATCTcgtatatttataaattaatattatatatatgtaatatatataaattatggATTTGGTCCCATTGGTCACATGAGAGAAATCGAAAAGGCTGCTTGTAGGCTACGTGttgatttaataatttataattttagaaGTAAGTTAAGTTGGATAGATGGGAGATTGAATCCAAAGTAGTGGggagtgaattttttttttgtattattaaaaaaaatgatgaaaagcAAATGAAAAGTGACGCAATTGACATGAGATtagatatataatatataaaatcgaTTGTAAGATTGCattgaaatataaaaatatataatccaAAATAGTAAAGCAGGCTAATTATTTAGATAGTGgctctcatgtgagaccgtctcacggatcataatctgtgagacgggtcaatactatccatattcataataaaaagtaatactcttagcataaaaagtaatatttttttatgggtgacccaaataagagatccgtctcacaaatccgatccgtgagac
The Primulina eburnea isolate SZY01 chromosome 5, ASM2296580v1, whole genome shotgun sequence genome window above contains:
- the LOC140832394 gene encoding cytokinin riboside 5'-monophosphate phosphoribohydrolase LOG7 codes for the protein MDQAEKNSRFKRICVFCGSSSGKKSSYQQAAVELGKELVERRIDLVYGGGSVGLMGLISQAVHDGGRHVLGVIPRTLMPREITGEPIGEVCAVSDMHQRKAEMARQADAFIALPGGYGTLEELLEVITWAQLGIHRKPVGLLNVDEYYNSFLCFLDKAVDEGFISPTARRIIVSAPTATQLVRELEEHIPECDEITSKLIWEEVERLNYVPESSVPT